One region of Macadamia integrifolia cultivar HAES 741 chromosome 11, SCU_Mint_v3, whole genome shotgun sequence genomic DNA includes:
- the LOC122093250 gene encoding rac-like GTP-binding protein RAC2 encodes MTTARFIKCVTVGDGAVGKTCMLISYTSNTFPTDYVPTVFDNFSANVVVDGSTVNLGLWDTAGQEDYNRLRPLSYRGADVFLLAFSLISKASYENISKKWIPELRHYSPNVPIVLVGTKLDLREDKQFLMNHPGATPITTAQGEELKKMIGAAVYIECSSKTQQNVKVVFDSAIKVVLRPPKPKKKHRKPRPCTFL; translated from the exons ATGACCACAGCAAGATTCATCAAATGTGTGACTGTGGGCGATGGAGCTGTAGGGAAGACTTGTATGCTTATCTCTTACACAAGTAACACCTTCCCAACG GATTATGTTCCCACTGTGTTTGACAACTTCAGTGCCAATGTTGTGGTGGATGGGAGTACAGTGAATCTTGGACTATGGGACACTGCAG GGCAGGAAGATTACAACAGACTGAGACCTCTAAGTTATAGAGGTGCTGATGTGTTTCTATTGGCTTTCTCTCTCATCAGCAAGGCCAGTTATGAGAATATCTCCAAGAAG TGGATCCCTGAGCTGAGACATTATTCTCCAAACGTTCCCATCGTGCTGGTAGGAACCAAGCTTG ATTTACGTGAAGACAAGCAGTTTTTGATGAACCATCCTGGAGCAACACCAATCACGACAGCTCAG GGtgaggaattgaagaagatgattggTGCAGCAGTTTATATCGAATGCAGCTCCAAGACTCAGCAG AATGTGAAAGTGGTGTTTGATTCTGCAATCAAGGTAGTTCTGCGGCCACCAAAACCGAAGAAAAAGCACCGGAAGCCAAGGCCATGCACGTTTCTCTAG
- the LOC122092956 gene encoding LOB domain-containing protein 2: MQKSSNNLGLHQACAACKHQRKKCRENCVLAPFFPAEQSQNFQAVHRVFGVSNVQKIVRSLASYDQRVKAVESLIWEANWRQKDPILGCYGEYKKVMDELRCLKAQLQISIQVPDHTMMYKQPPSSGFVGWNSNVNGIGQIGMGHVGMNNSTNGFNFIRSSNGNMILDSTQYSYVSQVQGEDKFSQGRDPFTIVCPPQSINGINEQYYVADQMVNVKSMDDDAVWDRGS, encoded by the exons aTGCAGAAGAGCAGCAACAATTTGGGATTGCATCAAGCTTGTGCAGCATGCAAGCATCAAAGGAAGAAGTGTCGTGAAAACTGCGTATTAGCGCCATTCTTTCCTGCAGAACAAAGCCAGAATTTTCAAGCAGTTCATAGGGTTTTTGGTGTAAGTAATGTGCAGAAAATAGTAAGGAGTCTTGCGAGCTATGATCAACGCGTAAAGGCGGTGGAATCGCTTATCTGGGAAGCGAATTGGAGACAAAAGGATCCAATTCTTGGATGCTATGGAGAGTATAAGAAAGTTATGGATGAACTGAGATGTCTGAAGGCTCAACTACAGATATCTATACAAGTTCCTGATCATACAATGATGTATAAACAACCACCTAGTTCTGGTTTTGTTGGATGGAACAGTAATGTTAATGGAATTGGACAGATAGGGATGGGTCATGTGGGAATGAATAATAGTACTAATGGATTTAATTTCATAAGGAGTTCTAATGGAAACATGATTTTGGATTCGACCCAGTATAGTTATGTTTCACAAGTACAAGGAGAAGATAAATTTAGTCAAGGAAGAGATCCTTTCACCATTGTTTGCCCTCCACAATCCATCAATGGAATTAATGAACAGTACTATGTTGCAG ATCAAATGGTGAATGTAAAGTCTATGGATGATGATGCAGTCTGGGATCGAGGATCTTAg